A genomic region of Desulfobulbaceae bacterium DB1 contains the following coding sequences:
- a CDS encoding Sec-independent protein translocase TatA, giving the protein MFGLGMPELIIILVIIVIIFGAGKLPEIGSGIGKGIKNFKNATKDEEPKKIDESDKKDA; this is encoded by the coding sequence ATGTTTGGACTTGGCATGCCGGAATTGATCATCATACTGGTGATCATTGTCATTATTTTTGGGGCAGGCAAGTTGCCGGAGATAGGCTCGGGGATCGGCAAGGGAATAAAGAATTTTAAAAATGCCACCAAGGATGAAGAGCCGAAAAAGATCGACGAATCAGACAAAAAAGATGCCTGA
- a CDS encoding molybdenum ABC transporter ATP-binding protein translates to MKFEVTIEKQIGTFCCKADFKINQKKCGIFGPSGSGKSTLMHMLAGLLKPDSGRIMLDGTTIFDGRKGVNIPPEQRRIGVVFQHCHLFPHLNVKDNLFYGWRRTQKMERKINPQTLITALNLDHLLERGANSLSGGERQRVALGRTILACPRLILMDEPLTGLDEELKYRIMPYLKKVFAEFDLPLLFISHSLQEMRLMTDEVLVFENGSLLHRLPTEELARRSMTTDARGYANLLSLRRPQARKDMWIYEWGDEKLILTEPGIPEENLFELGAKDITLFKGRPEATSARNMLSCRVNGVFGSGNRIGVELASRGGRLISQIVPESLRELDIREGVEVVAVIKASAFRRLY, encoded by the coding sequence ATGAAATTCGAGGTAACGATTGAAAAACAAATCGGCACTTTTTGCTGCAAGGCCGATTTCAAAATAAACCAAAAAAAATGCGGCATTTTCGGCCCTTCCGGCAGCGGCAAGTCGACCCTCATGCACATGCTGGCAGGACTTCTCAAACCGGACAGTGGCAGAATCATGCTGGACGGCACAACGATTTTTGACGGAAGAAAGGGCGTCAATATCCCGCCGGAACAGAGACGAATCGGCGTTGTTTTCCAGCATTGCCACCTTTTTCCGCACCTCAACGTCAAGGACAACCTTTTTTACGGCTGGCGGAGAACGCAAAAAATGGAACGGAAAATCAACCCGCAGACCCTGATTACGGCGCTGAACCTTGATCACCTGCTGGAACGCGGGGCAAACAGCCTCTCCGGCGGGGAACGCCAGCGTGTCGCCCTGGGCCGTACCATTCTGGCCTGCCCACGGCTTATTCTGATGGATGAACCACTGACCGGACTCGACGAGGAACTGAAATACCGGATCATGCCCTACCTGAAAAAGGTTTTTGCCGAATTTGACCTGCCGCTGCTCTTTATCAGCCATTCGCTGCAGGAAATGCGGCTCATGACAGATGAAGTGCTGGTCTTTGAAAACGGATCCCTGCTGCATCGACTGCCGACCGAAGAACTGGCCCGTCGCAGCATGACAACCGACGCACGAGGATATGCCAATCTGTTGAGTCTCCGTCGGCCGCAGGCGCGGAAGGATATGTGGATTTATGAATGGGGAGATGAAAAACTGATACTCACCGAACCGGGAATACCCGAAGAGAATCTTTTTGAACTGGGCGCCAAGGACATCACCCTGTTCAAGGGGCGCCCGGAGGCAACCAGCGCCCGCAACATGCTGTCCTGCAGGGTCAACGGTGTTTTCGGCTCCGGCAACCGGATCGGCGTGGAACTTGCGAGCAGAGGCGGACGACTGATCTCACAGATTGTCCCCGAGTCACTGCGCGAACTGGACATCAGGGAGGGAGTTGAAGTGGTTGCGGTTATCAAGGCATCAGCCTTCCGCAGGCTTTACTGA
- a CDS encoding DNA-binding protein — protein sequence MNELFSTREVARFLNINEKMVYVLVAEKGLPATKVTGKWLFPRHLVEQWVEVNTTNFPQHVNRLQAYQDLLIVAGSNDLLLDRALSLYNQRNSGHIAVFGNLGSMGGIRALRRNLCHIAASHLLQEDERQYNFDFAVKELEQMPAVVNFCRREQGILLANGNPKGIATVADLGRPGMKIVNRCLGTGTRLLFDQELKKAGVEGGKIEGYAKEVQRHLDVGLEVLSARADAGPGIRAVAGLLNLDFIPLRWERFDLMIAKELFFEAGIQAFLGLLTEKIFKDLAHEIPGYDLSFSGKMVFPDHAEIANMPSASPVKHGE from the coding sequence ATGAATGAACTTTTTTCCACCAGGGAAGTGGCCCGGTTTCTCAATATAAATGAGAAAATGGTCTATGTTCTTGTTGCTGAAAAAGGATTGCCTGCGACCAAGGTTACCGGCAAATGGCTTTTTCCCCGGCATCTGGTGGAGCAGTGGGTTGAAGTGAATACCACTAATTTCCCCCAGCACGTCAACCGGTTGCAAGCGTATCAGGATCTGCTGATTGTCGCCGGCAGCAATGATCTGCTGCTTGACCGTGCCCTGTCTCTTTATAATCAAAGGAACTCAGGCCATATTGCCGTGTTCGGCAATCTGGGCAGCATGGGAGGCATCAGGGCCCTGCGACGGAACCTCTGCCATATTGCCGCAAGCCATCTGCTGCAGGAGGATGAGCGGCAATACAATTTTGACTTTGCGGTGAAAGAGCTTGAGCAGATGCCGGCGGTGGTCAATTTCTGCCGTCGCGAGCAGGGAATTTTGTTGGCCAACGGCAACCCCAAAGGGATAGCAACCGTTGCCGACCTGGGCCGTCCGGGAATGAAAATCGTCAATCGTTGCCTGGGAACCGGAACCAGGCTGCTTTTTGATCAGGAATTGAAAAAAGCGGGTGTGGAGGGCGGCAAAATCGAAGGATATGCCAAAGAGGTGCAGCGGCATCTTGATGTGGGGCTTGAAGTTTTATCGGCCAGGGCGGACGCCGGACCGGGAATCCGCGCCGTTGCCGGTCTTCTGAATCTTGATTTCATTCCTCTTCGCTGGGAACGCTTTGATCTGATGATCGCCAAGGAGCTTTTTTTTGAAGCCGGCATTCAGGCCTTTCTCGGGCTGTTGACTGAAAAAATCTTCAAGGATCTGGCACATGAAATCCCCGGCTATGATCTGAGCTTTTCCGGCAAGATGGTGTTTCCCGACCATGCTGAAATCGCGAATATGCCATCTGCTTCCCCTGTGAAGCATGGTGAATAA
- a CDS encoding ketose-bisphosphate aldolase, whose translation MTVSAADFTKALEVGRPPNIVKLFPHSRALLVSGKYIDRALAAKGKAMTMAANGRNNFIIRGALMAAQKANAALIIEIARSEGGANAYCPTNYWNMARQVDQACNELHITVPVAIHADHYGIKKEKDLPFACVEIPTIFEAGITSIAIDASHMPDDKNLLANIELNKFIPDWAGLETEVGEIKGSQGLSSIPEARFLIQGLNAHGIHPNWIALNNGTTHGIEASGQGIQVELTAEIHAALAPYKVNGAQHGTSGNSSDRLREIAGKTRTTKANVATALQMISWGIEVNDYGNAILDNDGNFIKVQGEGVTEEMWQSMVAYANEKGLKGGGYKSLNLPFENKLFGQPAEIRARMCKRVEDFVYNMLVNVFNATDTADLGIEAILRQGSYDPGPNADRIENPAEWTKEKIIARAALLDTDKGPQGEFDD comes from the coding sequence ATGACTGTAAGCGCAGCAGATTTTACCAAAGCACTTGAAGTCGGCCGTCCACCGAATATCGTCAAACTCTTTCCCCATTCCCGAGCCCTGCTGGTGAGCGGAAAATACATCGACCGCGCCTTGGCAGCCAAGGGCAAGGCCATGACCATGGCGGCCAACGGCCGCAACAATTTCATCATCCGCGGCGCCCTGATGGCGGCCCAAAAGGCCAATGCGGCCCTGATCATTGAAATCGCCCGTTCCGAAGGCGGCGCCAATGCCTATTGCCCGACAAATTACTGGAACATGGCCCGACAGGTCGACCAGGCCTGCAATGAACTGCACATCACCGTTCCGGTGGCCATCCATGCCGACCATTACGGCATCAAGAAGGAAAAGGACCTGCCCTTTGCCTGCGTGGAAATCCCCACCATATTTGAGGCCGGCATCACCTCCATTGCCATTGACGCCTCGCACATGCCGGATGACAAGAACCTGCTGGCCAATATTGAATTAAACAAATTCATTCCCGACTGGGCCGGCCTTGAAACCGAGGTGGGCGAAATCAAAGGGAGCCAGGGGCTTTCCTCCATTCCTGAGGCGCGATTTCTCATCCAGGGACTGAACGCCCACGGTATCCACCCGAACTGGATTGCCTTGAACAACGGGACAACCCATGGAATCGAGGCGAGCGGCCAGGGGATTCAGGTCGAACTCACCGCCGAGATCCATGCGGCCCTGGCCCCTTACAAAGTCAACGGCGCCCAACACGGCACATCGGGCAACAGCTCGGACCGCCTGCGGGAAATCGCCGGCAAGACACGAACCACCAAGGCCAATGTGGCAACCGCCCTGCAGATGATCTCCTGGGGGATCGAGGTCAATGATTACGGCAACGCCATTCTGGACAACGACGGCAACTTCATCAAGGTTCAAGGCGAAGGGGTTACCGAGGAAATGTGGCAGTCCATGGTCGCCTATGCCAATGAAAAAGGCCTAAAAGGCGGCGGCTACAAAAGCCTGAATCTTCCTTTTGAAAACAAACTGTTCGGCCAGCCCGCCGAAATACGGGCCAGAATGTGCAAAAGAGTGGAGGATTTTGTTTATAACATGCTCGTCAATGTCTTTAACGCAACGGATACCGCCGACTTGGGCATAGAGGCCATTCTTCGACAAGGCTCGTATGATCCGGGTCCGAATGCGGACAGGATTGAAAATCCGGCCGAATGGACGAAGGAAAAAATCATCGCCCGAGCCGCGCTGCTGGACACGGACAAGGGGCCGCAAGGAGAGTTTGACGATTGA
- a CDS encoding phosphohydrolase, protein MRADPYLLAIKEKLAAREEQYLSPHAERSSHALRRLPEHLEGHRPSFAVDTDRILHSRAYTRYIDKTQVFYMVKNDHITHRVLHVQLVSKIARTIGRVLALNEDLIEAVALGHDIGHPPFGHDGEKVLDDLCRQNGLVSFQHNLQSVRFLERIERKGRGVNLTLQTLDGILCHDGEVHDRNLTPLRLSSFAEFDEKMRGKAAEPKLPLAPMTLEACVVRFADTVSYIGRDIEDAIELGIITRADIPRPCTDLLGDTNGKIVHNLVTDLLKNSGDGAVAFSSGTSEALRQLKKFNYDRIYLNPRIKKDQDKIRVCYVRLFESCLEEMASGLGKTSFFADYVRKMNPDYVETNSPAAIVCDFIAGMTDDYFLSQAGRLGCDIPHKQ, encoded by the coding sequence ATGCGGGCTGATCCTTATTTACTTGCGATAAAAGAAAAACTTGCGGCACGGGAAGAACAGTATCTCAGCCCCCATGCGGAAAGGAGCAGTCATGCCCTGCGCCGTCTGCCCGAGCATCTGGAAGGACATCGTCCTTCCTTTGCCGTGGATACGGACCGGATCCTGCATTCCCGCGCCTATACCCGTTATATCGACAAGACCCAGGTTTTTTACATGGTCAAGAACGACCATATCACCCACCGGGTGCTGCATGTCCAGCTTGTTTCGAAAATTGCCCGTACCATCGGCAGGGTGCTGGCCTTAAACGAGGATCTGATTGAGGCGGTGGCCCTGGGCCATGATATCGGCCATCCTCCTTTTGGCCATGATGGGGAAAAGGTGCTTGATGATCTGTGCCGGCAAAACGGGCTTGTCTCGTTTCAGCATAATCTGCAGAGTGTCCGTTTTCTGGAGCGCATCGAACGAAAGGGAAGGGGCGTGAATCTGACCCTGCAGACCCTGGACGGCATTCTCTGTCATGACGGCGAGGTGCATGACCGCAATCTTACGCCGCTGCGGCTTTCCTCCTTTGCCGAATTCGACGAGAAGATGCGCGGAAAAGCGGCCGAGCCGAAACTGCCCCTTGCGCCCATGACCCTGGAGGCCTGTGTTGTCCGCTTTGCCGATACGGTGAGCTACATCGGCCGCGACATAGAGGATGCCATCGAGCTCGGCATCATAACCCGGGCCGACATCCCCCGGCCGTGCACGGATTTGCTCGGCGACACCAACGGCAAGATTGTTCACAATCTGGTGACCGATCTGCTGAAAAACAGCGGGGATGGTGCGGTGGCATTCAGCAGCGGCACATCGGAGGCGCTGCGGCAGCTGAAAAAATTTAATTATGATCGCATCTATCTCAATCCGCGCATAAAAAAGGATCAGGATAAGATCCGGGTCTGTTATGTCCGGCTTTTCGAGTCCTGTCTTGAGGAAATGGCCTCCGGACTGGGCAAGACGAGTTTTTTTGCCGACTATGTCCGGAAGATGAATCCCGACTATGTCGAGACAAATTCACCTGCCGCAATTGTCTGTGATTTTATTGCCGGCATGACGGATGACTATTTTTTAAGCCAGGCCGGACGGCTCGGTTGCGATATCCCGCATAAGCAATGA
- a CDS encoding cold-shock protein → MAEGTVKWFNDAKGFGFIEQDGGKDVFVHHSAIEAQGFKSLTEGARVKFNVVDGPKGPAAENVVQQ, encoded by the coding sequence ATGGCAGAAGGTACAGTTAAATGGTTTAATGATGCGAAGGGTTTTGGATTTATTGAGCAGGACGGCGGCAAGGACGTATTCGTCCATCATTCCGCAATCGAGGCGCAAGGATTCAAGTCTCTTACCGAAGGTGCTCGTGTAAAATTCAATGTTGTTGACGGCCCGAAAGGCCCGGCGGCAGAGAATGTTGTACAGCAGTAA
- a CDS encoding molybdenum ABC transporter permease subunit — MPSLSPQDLQAIWLSIKVAGAATLISTPFGFGFAYLLAFASVPGKSLLEGLVNLPLVLPPVVIGYLLLLFFGQSGFMGPLLKTLDIRIIFTLTGAIIASAVVGFPLLVRSIRIGMEEIDIHYIQASRTLGAGRLDTLTSIILPLSARAILAGMTLMFARSLGEFGATIILAGNIPGVTQTIPLAIYDYTNTPGGDSMALALCLVSIALSFGVLLISEAARRSFRKRSAR, encoded by the coding sequence ATGCCCAGCCTTTCCCCCCAGGATCTGCAGGCAATCTGGCTGTCGATCAAGGTCGCCGGCGCAGCCACCCTGATTTCCACGCCTTTCGGTTTCGGGTTCGCCTACCTGCTCGCCTTTGCCTCTGTACCGGGAAAATCCCTGCTGGAAGGCCTGGTCAATCTCCCCCTGGTGCTGCCGCCGGTGGTAATCGGCTATTTACTGCTGCTCTTCTTCGGCCAGTCCGGTTTCATGGGGCCGCTGCTCAAAACCCTTGATATCCGCATCATCTTCACCCTGACCGGCGCAATCATCGCCTCGGCCGTGGTCGGCTTTCCCCTGCTGGTCCGCTCCATCCGCATCGGCATGGAAGAAATCGACATCCATTACATCCAGGCCTCCCGCACGCTGGGCGCCGGACGCCTGGATACCCTGACAAGCATCATTCTCCCCCTTTCAGCCCGCGCCATCCTGGCCGGCATGACCCTGATGTTTGCCAGAAGCCTTGGAGAATTCGGCGCCACCATCATCCTGGCCGGGAATATTCCCGGAGTCACCCAGACCATTCCGCTGGCCATTTACGACTACACCAATACCCCGGGCGGTGACAGCATGGCCCTCGCCCTCTGTCTGGTATCCATCGCTCTCTCCTTTGGCGTGCTGCTGATAAGCGAGGCCGCCCGCCGTTCCTTTCGCAAAAGGTCCGCCAGATGA
- a CDS encoding Cl- channel voltage-gated family protein encodes MIRQLIKTFTPGENALMVLIASFIGLAAGLANILFRSTEELVHHYIFQTGYGLLVGEGGLRLLFLPLLPMFGMVLLIPLSYFFPGEVNGYGFTAFLRKVNLQGGKIKFRAIILKTVSTSLTIGTGGSAGVEGPIAQVGGAIGSQVGQFFRVSGDRMKVYIAAGCAGGIAAMFNAPIAGVFFASEIVLLGTYEMSSFSALVISSAMATVISRATYGETPAFPVPDYQLVNPVLEIPLYILLGIVVGIVAVLHIRIFYWIRDKFDAMPLNIYVKPVLGAFLVGCIGISMPQVMGNGYGYIGDVLQGNGIVWIMLLLVFLKIIATAVTLGSGGAGGVFAPSLFIGAVLGGAFGGMANFLLPDGSIASSGAYAAVGIGSFLGAVTHAPVTAIFLLFEMTGNYLIIIPIMLTSIIGTVVSKKLNRDSIDTVDFTREGINIHDGRETAIMRSIKVGKAMTEDVGFVSESANVNHLLKIFSMAGDSFYFPVLADAGPNAGQMVGIISLQDVKAILHDEEQRVNASVGNICARDVITLTPDDDLFTAMTLFTVKGIEEIPVVENLQARWVVGMLKRRDVIASYNRELLKRGISGKTAPIPLS; translated from the coding sequence ATGATCAGGCAGCTCATCAAGACATTTACGCCGGGCGAAAACGCCCTGATGGTGCTCATCGCCTCTTTTATCGGGCTTGCGGCCGGGCTTGCCAATATTCTTTTCCGTTCCACCGAAGAGCTTGTTCATCATTATATTTTTCAGACAGGCTATGGGCTGCTGGTCGGCGAAGGCGGGCTGCGGCTGCTTTTTCTGCCGCTGCTGCCCATGTTCGGCATGGTGCTGCTGATTCCACTTTCCTATTTTTTCCCCGGTGAAGTGAACGGCTACGGCTTTACCGCATTCCTGCGCAAGGTCAATCTGCAGGGCGGAAAGATCAAATTTCGCGCTATTATCCTGAAAACAGTTTCAACCTCGCTGACCATCGGCACCGGCGGCTCCGCCGGCGTTGAAGGGCCGATCGCCCAGGTGGGCGGGGCCATCGGTTCCCAGGTGGGCCAGTTTTTCCGGGTCTCCGGCGACCGCATGAAGGTGTATATTGCCGCCGGTTGCGCGGGCGGCATCGCCGCCATGTTCAATGCGCCCATTGCCGGGGTTTTCTTTGCTTCGGAAATTGTCCTGCTCGGCACTTACGAGATGTCCTCCTTTTCCGCCCTGGTCATCTCTTCCGCCATGGCCACCGTGATTTCCCGGGCCACCTACGGCGAGACTCCCGCCTTTCCGGTGCCGGATTATCAATTGGTCAACCCTGTGCTGGAAATCCCGCTGTATATTCTCCTGGGCATTGTGGTGGGGATCGTCGCGGTGCTGCATATCCGCATTTTTTACTGGATACGGGATAAATTTGACGCCATGCCGCTGAATATCTATGTCAAGCCGGTGCTCGGCGCCTTCCTGGTCGGCTGCATCGGCATCTCCATGCCCCAGGTCATGGGCAACGGGTATGGGTACATCGGCGACGTGCTGCAGGGCAACGGTATTGTCTGGATTATGCTGCTCTTGGTCTTTCTGAAGATCATCGCCACCGCCGTCACCCTTGGATCAGGCGGCGCGGGCGGGGTGTTTGCGCCGTCGCTTTTTATCGGCGCGGTGCTTGGCGGCGCCTTTGGCGGCATGGCCAATTTTCTGCTGCCGGACGGTTCCATTGCCTCAAGCGGCGCTTATGCCGCGGTCGGCATCGGCTCTTTTCTCGGGGCGGTCACCCATGCCCCTGTTACGGCTATTTTCCTGCTGTTTGAGATGACCGGTAATTATCTGATCATCATCCCCATTATGCTGACCAGCATCATCGGCACGGTTGTTTCCAAAAAATTAAACCGCGACTCCATTGATACGGTTGATTTCACCCGGGAGGGCATTAATATCCATGACGGCCGGGAAACGGCGATCATGCGTTCCATCAAGGTCGGCAAGGCCATGACCGAAGACGTCGGTTTTGTCAGCGAATCCGCCAATGTCAATCATCTGCTGAAAATTTTCAGCATGGCCGGTGACAGTTTTTATTTTCCGGTGCTGGCCGATGCCGGCCCGAACGCCGGGCAGATGGTGGGCATTATCTCCCTGCAGGACGTCAAGGCCATTCTGCACGATGAGGAGCAGCGGGTCAATGCCAGTGTCGGCAATATCTGCGCCCGTGATGTCATCACCCTGACCCCGGATGATGATCTCTTTACCGCCATGACCCTGTTTACCGTCAAGGGCATTGAGGAGATCCCCGTGGTGGAAAACCTGCAAGCGCGCTGGGTGGTGGGAATGCTGAAAAGGCGCGATGTGATAGCCTCCTATAACCGTGAGCTGTTGAAACGCGGCATCAGCGGCAAAACAGCTCCCATTCCCCTGTCCTGA
- a CDS encoding Sec-independent protein translocase TatA, giving the protein MFGLGTPELIVILGIAFLVFGGKKLPEIGAGLGKGISSFKKGLKEAEESVPGVKEVSALKQEVDKVKEIGTVLKKT; this is encoded by the coding sequence ATGTTTGGACTTGGAACACCGGAATTGATCGTCATACTCGGTATCGCATTTCTTGTTTTCGGCGGGAAGAAGCTGCCTGAGATTGGTGCGGGACTCGGCAAGGGAATCTCTTCCTTCAAGAAAGGCCTGAAAGAGGCGGAAGAAAGTGTCCCCGGGGTGAAGGAGGTGTCCGCCCTGAAGCAGGAGGTTGACAAGGTGAAGGAGATCGGCACCGTCCTGAAAAAAACCTGA
- a CDS encoding tungsten ABC transporter substrate-binding protein: protein MCRSVNKICIILITVTAFFAFHSTCMAEEEKVLMMATTTSTDDTGLLDYLAPLCKQATGIELRWTATGTGKALKLGESCDVDVLMVHAPAAEKKFVEAGFGFDRREIMYNDFVIIGPAADPAGIKGKGLAEALTAIKSSNSIFVSRGDDSGTHKKELDLWKQANLAIPEHESWYAQTGQGMLPTISIAAERNGYTMTDRGTYIKYEDTFKGNPPLKILVEGDAGLLNQYSVMAVNQKHCAKAKFALAQQFADWIAGAQGQELIKNFNLLGKQLFYPNAEK from the coding sequence ATGTGTCGTTCGGTAAATAAGATCTGCATTATTCTCATCACGGTAACGGCCTTTTTTGCTTTTCACTCCACATGCATGGCTGAAGAGGAAAAGGTGCTGATGATGGCCACCACTACCAGCACGGACGATACCGGTCTGCTTGATTATCTGGCGCCGCTTTGCAAACAGGCCACCGGCATTGAACTGCGCTGGACCGCAACCGGTACCGGCAAGGCGCTGAAGCTGGGAGAAAGTTGCGACGTCGATGTGCTGATGGTGCATGCGCCGGCTGCGGAAAAAAAATTCGTTGAGGCGGGCTTTGGCTTTGATCGGCGCGAAATCATGTACAATGATTTCGTCATCATCGGACCTGCTGCCGATCCGGCCGGAATCAAGGGCAAGGGTCTTGCCGAGGCGCTGACGGCCATCAAGTCCTCGAATTCAATTTTCGTCAGCCGCGGTGATGACTCCGGCACCCATAAAAAGGAGCTTGACCTCTGGAAACAGGCAAACTTGGCGATACCCGAGCATGAAAGCTGGTACGCCCAGACCGGCCAAGGGATGCTGCCGACCATCAGCATAGCCGCCGAACGTAACGGCTACACCATGACGGACAGGGGAACCTATATCAAGTACGAGGATACCTTCAAGGGCAATCCCCCCCTGAAAATTCTGGTGGAAGGCGATGCCGGGCTGCTCAATCAATACAGTGTCATGGCGGTTAATCAAAAGCATTGCGCCAAGGCCAAGTTTGCCCTTGCTCAACAATTCGCCGATTGGATAGCCGGAGCCCAGGGGCAGGAGCTGATCAAGAATTTCAACCTGCTCGGCAAGCAGCTTTTTTATCCGAATGCCGAAAAATAA